In Clostridium sp., one DNA window encodes the following:
- a CDS encoding TetR/AcrR family transcriptional regulator — translation MKQLNNTKALLIKTVIELLQECDDISEITSRKITKRANVNLSTINYYFNSKDELVNISVNKLIGDTADIYFQNMTNSSSSPKDKLRNFLISISDMIVNYEKYTKQILPYILLKEKFIQALEILPLVKSCFKENKSEKKCRIISYQLISFMQLVFYRADEFKSFSKIDIMNKKERDELIDMELNLLIESEALEVNNGKSI, via the coding sequence TTGAAGCAATTAAATAATACAAAGGCTCTATTGATAAAAACTGTAATAGAATTATTGCAGGAATGTGATGATATTTCAGAAATAACCTCAAGAAAAATAACAAAAAGAGCCAACGTGAATTTATCAACAATAAATTACTACTTTAATTCCAAAGATGAACTGGTAAATATTTCAGTAAATAAATTAATAGGCGACACCGCAGATATATATTTTCAAAATATGACAAACAGCAGCAGTTCACCAAAAGATAAGCTTAGAAATTTCTTGATTAGTATTAGTGATATGATTGTCAATTATGAAAAATATACAAAACAGATACTTCCCTATATTTTGTTAAAGGAAAAATTTATTCAAGCTCTGGAAATACTTCCCTTGGTCAAAAGTTGTTTTAAAGAAAACAAAAGTGAGAAAAAGTGCAGAATTATTTCATATCAATTGATTTCATTTATGCAACTGGTATTTTATAGAGCAGATGAATTTAAATCTTTCAGTAAAATTGACATTATGAACAAAAAAGAAAGAGATGAACTCATCGATATGGAATTGAATCTATTGATCGAATCAGAAGCTTTGGAGGTTAATAATGGAAAAAGCATTTAA
- a CDS encoding ketohydroxyglutarate aldolase, with protein MKKMNITKTMYKSGALAIVRAETFERACEIAEGCIEGGIPVMEMSFTLNNAGDIINGLVKKYGDSLCVGSGTVLDSETARYAILKGAEFIIAPNYCLEVAKVCNRYQVPYAPGCTSISAAVDALSAGAAFIKAFPISDFYGPKLVKVFKTPIPDMPILASGGINLNNLSKWLENDVDICGFGGLLTKGSSSMIAENAAKIRKIIDDYRNKK; from the coding sequence ATGAAAAAAATGAATATTACAAAAACAATGTACAAATCAGGTGCGCTTGCAATTGTGAGAGCCGAAACATTTGAAAGAGCGTGTGAAATTGCGGAAGGATGCATAGAAGGTGGTATTCCTGTAATGGAAATGAGTTTTACACTAAATAATGCAGGTGACATCATCAATGGCCTAGTAAAAAAATATGGTGATAGTCTATGTGTAGGATCAGGTACAGTTTTAGATTCTGAAACTGCTAGATATGCTATATTAAAAGGAGCTGAATTTATTATTGCACCAAACTATTGCCTAGAAGTTGCAAAAGTATGTAATAGATATCAGGTTCCGTATGCCCCTGGGTGTACTTCTATTTCAGCTGCTGTTGACGCATTAAGTGCTGGGGCTGCATTTATAAAGGCGTTTCCTATTTCTGATTTTTATGGGCCAAAACTAGTTAAGGTATTTAAAACTCCAATTCCAGATATGCCTATATTAGCTAGTGGTGGAATAAATTTAAATAATTTATCTAAATGGTTGGAAAATGATGTTGATATTTGTGGTTTTGGTGGTTTATTAACTAAAGGTAGTTCTAGTATGATTGCAGAAAATGCAGCTAAAATTCGAAAAATCATTGATGATTATCGTAATAAGAAATAA
- a CDS encoding PTS system mannose/fructose/N-acetylgalactosamine-transporter subunit IIB gives MSIALTRVDFRLIHGQVITRWLKQCEINEIVTIDTTLSKDEFMQEVFKMAAPKGVKIRILSVEEAVKAQQNNDFENNKVLILFKNVQELDSAVKTGLKLKEVQIGGLGGGPGRKAVNNAITLDRKDADILLALEEMGINIYLQTTPDYPSETLQKAVAKL, from the coding sequence ATGAGTATTGCTTTAACAAGAGTAGACTTTAGATTAATTCATGGACAAGTAATAACTAGATGGCTCAAGCAGTGTGAAATTAATGAAATCGTTACAATAGATACTACATTAAGTAAAGATGAATTCATGCAAGAAGTATTCAAGATGGCTGCACCTAAAGGAGTGAAGATCCGAATTTTATCTGTGGAAGAAGCTGTGAAAGCTCAACAAAATAATGACTTCGAAAATAACAAGGTATTGATCTTGTTTAAGAATGTCCAAGAGTTAGATAGTGCTGTAAAAACTGGTTTAAAGCTTAAAGAAGTTCAAATTGGAGGATTAGGTGGAGGACCAGGAAGAAAAGCAGTTAATAATGCAATTACATTAGATCGCAAAGATGCCGATATTTTATTGGCTCTTGAAGAGATGGGAATTAATATTTATTTACAAACAACTCCTGATTACCCGTCCGAAACATTACAAAAAGCTGTTGCGAAGCTTTAA
- a CDS encoding PTS mannose/fructose/sorbose/N-acetylgalactosamine transporter subunit IIC, translating into MIIKAALVGLIYWLAMGRAQYYFSYAFRNPVVLGVFIGLVFGDVKTGLVYGATIQLMYMGTIAAGGNIPNDPGLAACIAIPAAIVNQLTPTAAVAIAVPVGILGVLINNVRRTINSFYNTKADSFVEKGEYDKLSTFSFLLPWLTNGVLYITPVFIATLFGPNVIKVFLKVIPKWVMNGLGNAGGMLPALGFALTLVVMGKKQYIPFFVLGFFLHAILGFSMLTGAAIALSMAMIVSLFKQNEEGESA; encoded by the coding sequence ATGATTATAAAAGCTGCGTTAGTCGGTTTGATTTATTGGCTTGCTATGGGTAGAGCACAATATTATTTTTCATACGCATTTCGTAATCCGGTTGTATTAGGTGTTTTTATTGGATTAGTTTTTGGAGATGTAAAGACAGGCCTAGTATATGGAGCAACAATTCAATTGATGTATATGGGTACTATTGCGGCTGGAGGTAATATTCCTAATGATCCAGGCTTGGCCGCTTGTATTGCTATTCCTGCTGCTATTGTTAACCAGCTTACTCCAACGGCTGCAGTGGCAATTGCTGTTCCTGTTGGTATATTAGGTGTTCTAATAAACAATGTTCGTCGTACAATAAATTCTTTTTACAACACAAAAGCAGATTCATTTGTAGAAAAAGGGGAATATGATAAATTATCTACGTTTTCGTTTTTATTACCTTGGCTTACAAATGGCGTGTTATATATCACTCCAGTATTTATTGCCACTTTATTTGGGCCAAATGTAATAAAAGTCTTTCTTAAAGTTATTCCAAAGTGGGTTATGAATGGGCTTGGAAATGCTGGAGGAATGTTACCAGCATTAGGATTTGCTTTAACACTAGTAGTTATGGGTAAAAAACAATATATTCCATTCTTTGTTTTAGGCTTTTTCCTGCATGCTATTTTAGGATTTTCAATGTTAACTGGTGCAGCTATTGCTCTCAGTATGGCCATGATAGTTTCATTATTTAAACAAAATGAGGAAGGAGAATCGGCATGA
- a CDS encoding PTS system mannose/fructose/sorbose family transporter subunit IID, giving the protein MSEIYEKKNNIITRMDLMKAWLKWITAVEVPNSFDRMQALAFGFSLNKILRKVYKDDPEELKEAMKRHTSMFNTNCDWGSLIHGIVISLEEERAAGNKNVTPEMIESLKIGLMGPLAGIGDSVDQGIVGTIPLAIFVPLALKGSIIAAFMPGLIYMAWSYGFSWFLWQKGYKLGKSAVLEILHSGKVKKVIDIASIVGLFMIGCLSSAYVTFKFTWVINASTAQKVAVQSILDGMMPKLLPFTLVMGMYLYITKIGPKYLRLIIYTMVFALVLTFIGVI; this is encoded by the coding sequence ATGAGTGAGATATATGAAAAAAAGAATAATATTATTACCAGGATGGATTTAATGAAAGCTTGGTTGAAATGGATTACAGCAGTTGAAGTTCCTAATAGTTTTGATAGGATGCAAGCTTTAGCTTTTGGATTTTCATTGAATAAAATACTAAGAAAAGTTTATAAGGATGATCCAGAAGAATTAAAAGAAGCAATGAAGCGTCATACGTCAATGTTTAATACTAATTGTGATTGGGGAAGTCTTATTCATGGTATTGTAATTTCACTTGAGGAAGAAAGAGCAGCAGGTAATAAGAATGTTACACCTGAAATGATTGAATCTTTGAAGATTGGACTTATGGGTCCATTAGCTGGTATTGGTGATAGTGTTGACCAGGGAATTGTAGGTACTATACCACTTGCAATTTTTGTGCCATTAGCACTTAAAGGGTCAATTATTGCTGCCTTTATGCCAGGGCTTATTTATATGGCATGGTCATATGGATTCTCATGGTTTTTGTGGCAAAAAGGATATAAATTAGGTAAAAGTGCTGTACTGGAAATTTTACATTCTGGTAAGGTTAAGAAAGTTATTGATATTGCTAGTATTGTCGGATTATTTATGATTGGATGTTTATCATCAGCGTATGTTACATTCAAATTTACGTGGGTAATCAATGCGAGTACAGCGCAAAAAGTTGCAGTACAAAGTATTTTAGATGGTATGATGCCTAAATTATTACCTTTTACTTTAGTTATGGGTATGTATCTATATATAACTAAGATAGGCCCAAAATACTTACGTCTAATCATTTATACAATGGTTTTTGCATTAGTTTTAACGTTTATTGGAGTTATTTAA
- a CDS encoding phosphoglycerate dehydrogenase — MKVKNVKVLITPRGFANYGLDQVKYMESKGLSVHYNNTGKQYTKEEFHKLAADADAIIVGVDIIDRELMEKCPKLKAICKFGVGTDNIDLDYAKEKGIFVGRTVGSNSQAVAEHVIALMLAESKNLYCTIKEVKEHKWNKPTVKEISGKILGIIGFGMIGKKLANFANGMSMKVYAYDAFGIPDKIAKECNVEKKSFEEIISESDYISLHVPLLDSTKHMISTEQFKKMKKDACLINAARGEIVDEKALYGALANNEIRSACFDVYSSEPPKFDDNLTTLDNFFLTPHIAARTVESEKRTCKMSSKIIVKSLMG, encoded by the coding sequence ATGAAGGTGAAAAATGTGAAAGTTTTAATTACACCAAGAGGATTTGCAAATTATGGTTTAGATCAAGTTAAATATATGGAATCTAAGGGATTATCTGTTCATTATAACAATACTGGAAAACAATATACAAAAGAAGAATTTCACAAATTAGCTGCTGATGCAGATGCTATTATCGTAGGTGTTGATATAATAGATCGTGAGCTAATGGAGAAATGTCCTAAGTTAAAGGCTATTTGTAAATTTGGTGTAGGAACGGATAATATTGATTTAGATTATGCAAAAGAAAAGGGAATTTTTGTAGGTAGAACAGTTGGATCTAATTCCCAAGCGGTTGCAGAACATGTCATAGCTTTAATGCTTGCAGAATCAAAGAATTTATATTGCACTATTAAGGAAGTTAAGGAACACAAATGGAACAAGCCAACAGTAAAAGAAATTAGTGGTAAAATATTAGGCATTATTGGTTTTGGAATGATAGGTAAAAAACTTGCAAATTTTGCAAATGGAATGTCTATGAAAGTGTATGCCTATGATGCTTTTGGAATTCCTGATAAAATTGCAAAAGAATGCAATGTAGAGAAAAAATCTTTTGAAGAAATTATAAGCGAAAGTGATTATATTTCTTTACATGTGCCACTTTTAGACTCTACAAAACATATGATTTCCACTGAACAATTCAAAAAAATGAAAAAAGATGCTTGCTTGATTAATGCGGCAAGAGGAGAAATTGTTGATGAAAAGGCTTTATATGGAGCTTTAGCAAATAATGAAATTCGTTCAGCTTGTTTTGATGTTTATAGTTCAGAACCACCAAAATTTGATGATAATCTAACTACATTGGATAATTTTTTTCTAACACCTCATATAGCTGCAAGAACAGTAGAATCGGAAAAAAGAACTTGTAAGATGTCAAGCAAAATTATCGTTAAATCTTTGATGGGATAG
- a CDS encoding SIS domain-containing protein: MDNELQSFLSNLKEEFNKSIKSVGVENIKKAAEIILQSEKEGGRVHVTGIGKPGHVAGYIASLLSSTGTSTYELHGTEAVHGSSGQVKKGDVVIAISNSGETLELKATVETLIANGAHIISCTGNIASWLAKHSEVCLPAHVNKEGDNLNKPPRASILSEILILQCLSIVLQNEKKLDLKQYVKWHPGGSLGKSIKEMNRR, encoded by the coding sequence ATGGATAACGAATTACAAAGCTTTTTAAGCAATCTTAAGGAAGAATTCAACAAAAGTATCAAAAGTGTTGGCGTAGAAAATATTAAAAAAGCTGCTGAGATCATATTACAAAGTGAAAAAGAAGGTGGACGTGTTCATGTAACTGGAATTGGTAAGCCAGGTCATGTTGCAGGATATATTGCTTCTTTGTTATCAAGCACAGGTACTAGTACTTACGAATTACATGGAACAGAAGCCGTTCATGGTTCAAGTGGCCAAGTAAAGAAAGGTGATGTTGTTATTGCCATATCTAATAGTGGTGAAACATTAGAATTAAAGGCAACTGTAGAAACTCTGATAGCAAATGGAGCACATATTATTAGTTGTACAGGTAATATAGCATCATGGTTAGCAAAACATTCTGAAGTATGTTTGCCGGCACATGTGAATAAGGAAGGTGATAATTTAAATAAACCACCACGTGCTTCAATTTTATCAGAAATTCTAATTCTTCAATGTTTAAGTATTGTACTACAAAATGAAAAGAAATTAGATTTAAAACAATATGTAAAATGGCATCCAGGCGGGAGTCTTGGTAAAAGTATAAAAGAAATGAACAGAAGGTAG
- a CDS encoding PTS sugar transporter subunit IIA, with the protein MAKLNIVVGTHGRFGEELIKSAEMIVGKMENVTSVSLLQAMSFEDFMNQVDSVLSNFQGPILALVDLYGGTPCNVLTALTKKYHYNVITGLNLPMLINLYLNIADKETIDIDEVIKNCINDLQSSCVHTNKMVK; encoded by the coding sequence ATGGCAAAGTTAAATATAGTAGTTGGAACACATGGAAGATTTGGTGAAGAACTTATAAAATCTGCAGAGATGATTGTCGGAAAGATGGAAAATGTTACATCAGTGTCCTTATTACAAGCAATGTCTTTTGAGGATTTTATGAATCAGGTGGATTCTGTCCTAAGTAATTTTCAAGGGCCAATTTTGGCATTAGTAGATTTATATGGAGGAACTCCATGTAATGTGCTTACAGCATTAACTAAGAAATACCATTATAATGTAATAACTGGTTTGAATTTACCTATGTTGATAAATCTATATCTTAATATTGCTGATAAGGAAACAATAGATATTGACGAGGTAATTAAAAACTGTATTAATGATTTGCAATCAAGTTGTGTACATACGAACAAGATGGTTAAATAG
- the dapA gene encoding 4-hydroxy-tetrahydrodipicolinate synthase, with the protein MFKGIITPIVTPFNRDEEQSINYEATEQLINHLIRKGIDGIFILGSNGEFHVIDEDEKIAFAKRVIEIVDHRVPVFVGTGACSTKETTRLSQKMEEVGADALSVITPYFIKPMDEELYKHFKEVASSVKIPIVLYNIPKSTGCNIPKQVVVRLAEIDNIQAIKDSSGDIENLKDYIESSKGKDMSVLVGSDSKISIGYNLGATGAIAGTSNVITDVLVKLNKALKINDTETAKSLQADIDVLRNVLKLGTVPSILKRSIELANIASVGPARKPVRETTREVDEKIKEMLRHYQLI; encoded by the coding sequence ATGTTCAAAGGTATTATTACACCAATTGTTACACCATTTAATCGTGATGAAGAACAGTCAATTAACTATGAGGCTACTGAACAATTAATAAACCATTTAATTAGGAAAGGTATTGATGGTATATTTATCCTAGGTAGTAATGGTGAATTCCATGTAATTGATGAAGATGAAAAGATAGCTTTTGCTAAAAGAGTAATTGAGATTGTTGATCATCGTGTTCCGGTTTTTGTAGGAACAGGTGCGTGTTCAACTAAAGAAACTACACGTTTATCTCAAAAAATGGAAGAAGTAGGTGCAGATGCATTATCTGTTATTACTCCATATTTTATTAAACCTATGGATGAAGAGCTTTATAAGCATTTTAAAGAAGTTGCAAGCAGTGTTAAAATTCCAATCGTATTGTACAATATTCCTAAATCAACTGGTTGTAATATTCCTAAACAAGTTGTAGTACGTTTAGCTGAGATTGATAATATTCAGGCTATTAAAGATAGTAGTGGTGATATTGAGAATTTGAAGGATTATATTGAATCAAGTAAAGGTAAGGATATGAGTGTATTGGTTGGTTCAGATTCTAAGATTTCTATTGGCTATAACTTAGGTGCAACAGGTGCGATTGCAGGCACAAGTAACGTTATCACAGATGTTTTAGTAAAATTAAATAAGGCTCTTAAAATAAATGACACTGAAACTGCTAAGTCTTTACAGGCAGATATTGATGTGTTAAGAAATGTCTTAAAACTAGGTACAGTTCCCTCAATTTTGAAACGATCAATAGAATTAGCTAATATTGCATCTGTAGGACCTGCTAGAAAACCAGTTAGAGAAACAACACGTGAAGTTGATGAAAAGATTAAAGAAATGCTTAGGCATTATCAATTGATTTAA